The stretch of DNA GTAGCGATATTGGAAAAGAATGAGCCATGTGATGTGTCCTCCGTTTAGATTCTAACTGTAGGGACTCTTCTCCTTGCTATTTGGCACAGACATGCTTGTAAATGCGTAACTGTGGGTACTATAGGGGCCCTctaccataaacacacacattttccactAAAACATTCAACCATGGTGATCCTTTTACAAGAATCAGTGGAAACCTCCATGTGAAAACTTGAACATTATATGCTTGGCTTAGATCATTTAAAACAATtgctataaaaataaaaatatacaaaGTTGCAACTGAAGATTTGAAATGCACATTATATCTATACTTTTGATAACTTGATACCGTTCAAAGGGTCTCCATCCAGAGCGATGTAACATATGTATTAATGTCATTAACTagaaattttatttatttaacagaGGTGTAATATCAAACAAACTTGGTGAAAATTGTTAACACTAATAGAAGCCTGAAAACTGATCTAAAATACTGTATACGGAGCCACTAACAGTGACTTCATGAAATTACCTGAATTCCCAGGCCTGTTGGTCAGTATTTTCTCATTGATTCAACTAAATCAAAGTAAATATGAGGGCTACAGGTACAGCAGTGCAGACATTACTATGACATTACAAACTTTTTACACGTCTGCATCGTCTACCCATTTGgtgaaaatatacaaatataacTTGAATGCATACATCAATATTTTTCTAAATGTGTCATATTGGGTTGGCTTCCAACTTTTGTCTTCTTTATGTGGATAGTACAGTCTGATATAATGAGAAGATGATCCTTATTTAGCTAAACAAACAAGTATCCCTTCCAGAAGTACTCAGGGTGTAAGTTTCACTTAATGCATGGTCACAATGACATTTAGAATAATCCACATTCAAAACTCACAATTAAGGTTTCATGCCGGATATATGCAGCTATAGAGTAGTGTTAAATGGAGTTGTGAAAGCCACAACAAAAGTatatttcaaaattgtgtgaGGATGGTCACAAAGTACTTAACgtaatgttctctctctttcgctcaaATGTTTCCAGAATCGTTCCAGGAAGCCAGTTACAAGAATGTGTACACAGGAGCAGTGGGGGGtgcctccagctcctcttcAGGTGTCTGCCTCTCCAGGTCTGGTCCTCCAACATCCTCCATCGGACTGCGTACGGGGCCTTGTTTCTTCCTGGTCTGTAGTCTGTTGTGTGCATAGTTCTTTATTTCCTTCCACACCCTGTCTTTAAGAGCTGGCTCAGCGGCAATACATGCATCACATTCACTCTTCCCCGGGGCCTTGATCATGAAGACGAAGTCGTTGAACTGGCGCCTCAACGCAGCCTGTTCCTCGTCACTCCACGAACCCCTTTTCCTGGGTTTTGCTGCTGTAACAGGCCTGGTTTTCTCTGTGTGAACCTTACTGTGTACCATTGCATCAGGAACGTCaccatctccttcctcctctctctttcgctttctGATCTCCGCTTTCTGTCTACTCCGGAGTAGTTCCGGGTTGACGACGTCCATGTCGGCGCTGACCTGGAAGTGCTTCTTCCTTATGGTCTGTAGTGTGTTGTGCACATAGTTCTTTATGTCCTTCCAGGTCCTAGTCTGGAGAACAGGCTCTGCGTCGATGCAGGCGTCGCATTCCCGTTTGCCTGGGACGGTCATCTCTGAGATGGAGGCCGCTAGCTGGCGCTTCACAGCCGCCTGCTCTTCATCGCTCCAGGTCCGCTTCTTGTGAGTTTGTGCACAAACAGGAAACACCACTGAAAAATGACAATGAAGAGATGTACGAGGGTGAATACGAGCAGTGGTGCGTGCAACCATCATAGAAGTCATAGCATAAAAACACCATTAAGTAAAACACATACAAAAGTAAGAAGGTCCATGTTCAGGTAGGTTCTTATCATAGAGAAAGAATAGAGCATTCTAATACCATCTCATAGGCTACACATTGACACTATAAAGCAACAGTTGCCTGTATTCCCCCGAAACGTACACTTACCACAGGTGTGGTCTTTGTTGGAATCCAGATCCGAGTTCTGATCCAGACTGACAGCAAGCTGGCTGAGTTCCGCCAGTAGGGATGGGTTTTCTGCCAGCCTGTAGCAGTCTAGGTGTTCCCGTCCAAACAACTGTGACACTCGATCGAGTTCACGATCATTGAGATTCAACAGCTGACAATGGGATGCAATCAGTTTCCTTAGTTTGCCGGAAGAAAAGATATCTGCGTTTGTCACGTCACATTGTTGTAAAGCCCTTCTGAGACAATCATGCCCACGGGTGTTGGACAAGGCTTCCCTTCGTCCAAAGACATAGGGGTTGTCTTCAGGCACCCCGGCCTTCTCACGATTCTCAGTTAGGATATCAATAGACAAAACCATCTCTTCACTGAGTAGGAGTGGCATTTTCCTACCCCCATTTCCTTCCAACTCCATCCTTGTCAGAGAGTCACCAAGGAACACCTCCATCTTCGTCAGCCTGTTTAATACATCTGCAGTAACTGGAGTTCTTTTGCATTTCCTGCTTGCATAGGTCTCCAGAAGAAGCTTTCCTGcatccccccctctgctcttgtTAAAGAGGAACACTTCTGTGAGGAGAGTTTCACACAGTTTCTTCCAGGCCAACGGGCTGGGGGTTTCAAGTAGCTCTTTTTTGGATTCATCAGCTGATTTTTTAAGAAATTTGTGGAGTTTAATCAAGTCTGTGGTCAGTGACGAAGCATCAAGTTCTTTCCGTTCTGCCCGGCGAAGAGAGCTCAGGACACTACGAGAAAACAGATTACTCCACTCCATATCGAGAAGTTTAATGAACTCCCTGACTTGACATTCCGTCTCACTATCCTCCGTCATGCGACTCTCTCCAAAAGCTATTTCCGCAGCTCTTTTCAAAGAATAGCCAATTTTTGAAACAAGGGTTGTGGTTTTAAACTTGTTAGACATTTCATCAAAACCACTAACTTTCTTGGCACCTTCAACCGCCAACTCAAATTTAGATGGCAGACAGATTTCATGCAGATATTTAACACTCTTGTCAACTTCATTTACCGCCAGCATAAATCTGGCCAATTCCCTCATTTTCTGTGCAATGTAAGCATACTGTGATTTGTCATGATCATGTCGAGCCGATAACGCGTTGCCATATTTGCAAATCAAGGGATCGTTTCTGATGTGCACTGCAATCTCATCCTGGTTCATCTTATGTATGATTTCTTCACAGCCTCCTGTGGCATAGGCTAATGGAAGAAGTCGAGACGACATCGACTGGACACGGGTTTTTGTTCTCCTCTTCGGCTCCGCATCGACTTTTCTGAATTTACATACGCGCTCATGTCGCCACAACTCACTTTTGCggaaaaaagcacaacagaatTGGCAAGGAAGAAAGTCACGCACAGACGTTGGGCGGCTCGTCCTTTTCTTTGTTACCAGTTCCCCATTTCCACGTCGGAGAACTTCGTAATTGTGATGATAGTCCCCTGTATTGCGAAGTTGGCTAAACAAATCTTTCCTGATTGATGAGCCTTTGGGGAAGTGTATAGCATGGGCAACAGCCATTTCTCCTGCATGTTTGGTTTGTAAGTGTCTACCTATCTTAGTGTGAGGTGCTTTGCAATACAAACAGTAGTGTTTTTTATCCCATTTTCGTTTACCATTAACCTTTTTGCTCAATGGTATGATAGTCACTTCAGAGCTTGCC from Hypomesus transpacificus isolate Combined female chromosome 23, fHypTra1, whole genome shotgun sequence encodes:
- the mphosph8 gene encoding M-phase phosphoprotein 8 isoform X3, giving the protein MAGELCPLMQACTVEKKSLIDEERDLIEKEKSSKDTKNSTDQEKDLNAGDKHSNKEVENNSSGKLRLREEVKSSSDQLNSSSDEEVNSGKEEQDSTGRLSSSSIVRSEGRIDDPSKQSKSSDKVRNSSVEENNCNEEDISSSARLRSSERLRSRPKKNCYEKSNSSSDEEENSSSSDSEWLDSTVASESDHISSDEGLSSDNGLNNTAKILSVLRNGKKREDSKTASSEVTIIPLSKKVNGKRKWDKKHYCLYCKAPHTKIGRHLQTKHAGEMAVAHAIHFPKGSSIRKDLFSQLRNTGDYHHNYEVLRRGNGELVTKKRTSRPTSVRDFLPCQFCCAFFRKSELWRHERVCKFRKVDAEPKRRTKTRVQSMSSRLLPLAYATGGCEEIIHKMNQDEIAVHIRNDPLICKYGNALSARHDHDKSQYAYIAQKMRELARFMLAVNEVDKSVKYLHEICLPSKFELAVEGAKKVSGFDEMSNKFKTTTLVSKIGYSLKRAAEIAFGESRMTEDSETECQVREFIKLLDMEWSNLFSRSVLSSLRRAERKELDASSLTTDLIKLHKFLKKSADESKKELLETPSPLAWKKLCETLLTEVFLFNKSRGGDAGKLLLETYASRKCKRTPVTADVLNRLTKMEVFLGDSLTRMELEGNGGRKMPLLLSEEMVLSIDILTENREKAGVPEDNPYVFGRREALSNTRGHDCLRRALQQCDVTNADIFSSGKLRKLIASHCQLLNLNDRELDRVSQLFGREHLDCYRLAENPSLLAELSQLAVSLDQNSDLDSNKDHTCVVFPVCAQTHKKRTWSDEEQAAVKRQLAASISEMTVPGKRECDACIDAEPVLQTRTWKDIKNYVHNTLQTIRKKHFQVSADMDVVNPELLRSRQKAEIRKRKREEEGDGDVPDAMVHSKVHTEKTRPVTAAKPRKRGSWSDEEQAALRRQFNDFVFMIKAPGKSECDACIAAEPALKDRVWKEIKNYAHNRLQTRKKQGPVRSPMEDVGGPDLERQTPEEELEAPPTAPVYTFL